The following proteins come from a genomic window of Cervus canadensis isolate Bull #8, Minnesota chromosome 3, ASM1932006v1, whole genome shotgun sequence:
- the TMUB1 gene encoding transmembrane and ubiquitin-like domain-containing protein 1 isoform X1 yields MLRAAAAAGKEGVPSGVCDLATSRPEVPEGPLWSWRSRTLGSAAGKAGAMALIEGVGDEVTILFSVLACLLVLALAWVSTHTAEGADPLPQPSGTPTPTQPSEAMVVTDSIRGEAPGAETPGLRQRGQAAPPEPSVGLAATPPPPDSPQEPLVLRLKFLNDSEQVARAWPHDTIGSLKRTQFPGREQHVRLIYQGQLLGDDTQTLGSLHLPPNCVLHCHVSTRVGPPHPPCPPGSEPGPSGLEVGSLLLPLLLLLLLLLWYCQIQYRPFFPLTATLGLAGFTLLLSLLAFAMYRP; encoded by the exons ATGCtccgggcggcggcggcagcggggaAGGAGGGGGTGCCTTCAGGTGTCTGCGACCTCGCCACCTCCCGCCCGGAAGTGCCCGAGGGTCCGCTATGGAGCTGGCGGAGTCGGACG CTCGGTAGCGCGGCGGGCAAGGCAGGTGCCATGGCCCTGATTGAAGGGGTAGGTGATGAGGTGACCATCCTGTTCTCCGTGCTTGCCTGCCTCCTGGTGCTGGCTCTCGCCTGGGTCTCAACGCACACTGCCGAGGGCGCCGATCCACTGCCCCAGCCGTCAGGGACCCCAACACCAACGCAGCCCAGCGAAGCCATGGTGGTCACGGACAGCATCAGAGGGGAGGCCCCAGGAGCTGAGACCCCCGGCCTGAGACAGCGAGGTCAGGCGGCACCACCAGAACCCAGCGTGGGGCTCGCAGCAACGCCGCCACCTCCGGACTCCCCCCAGGAGCCCCTGGTACTTCGGCTGAAATTCCTCAACGATTCCGAGCAGGTGGCCAGAGCCTGGCCCCACGACACCATCGGCTCCCTGAAAAG GACCCAGTTTCCCGGCCGGGAACAGCACGTGCGACTCATCTACCAAGGGCAGCTACTAGGAGACGACACCCAGACGCTGGGCAGCCTTCACCTCCCTCCCAACTGTGTCCTCCACTGCCACGTGTCCACACGGGTGGGTCCCCCCCACCCGCCCTGCCCACCGGGGTCCGAGCCAGGCCCCTCCGGGCTGGAAGTAGGCAGCCTGCTGCTGCCCCTGCTCCTTCTGCTGCTTCTCCTGCTCTGGTACTGCCAGATCCAGTACCGGCCCTTCTTTCCCCTGACCGCCACTCTGGGTCTGGCCGGCTTCACCCTGCTCCTCAGCCTCCTGGCCTTTGCCATGTACCGCCCGTAG
- the FASTK gene encoding fas-activated serine/threonine kinase isoform X2, producing MRRPRGEPGSRAPRPTEGATCAGPGESWSPAPNSMLRVLLSAQASSARLSGLLLLPPVQPCCLGPNKWGDHRPPGGGPRAGPVQGLQRLLEQARSPGELLRWLGQNPTKVRAHHYPVALRRLSQLLGSLPRPPPVEQATLQDLSQLIIRNCPSFDIHTIHVCLHLAALLGFPSDGPLICTLEQERRFRLPPKPPPPLPPILRGGQRLEAALSCPRFQRRPQQHLIRSLAEARPEELTPHVMVLLAQHLARHRLREPQLLEAIAHFLVVQEAQLNSKVVQKLVLPFGRLNYVPLEQQFMPCLERILAREAGVAPLATVNILMSLCQLRCLPFRALHFVFSPGFINHVSGTPHALIVRRYLSLLDTAVELELPGYQGARLPRRQQVPIFPQPLIADRARCKYSHKDIVAEGLRQLLGEEKYRQDLTVPPGYSTDFLLCVSSCGAVLPVRAQDPFLPYPPRSCPRTTRDPAQRVVLMLRERWHFCRDGRVLLGSRALRERHLGLMGYQLLPLPFEELESQRGLPQLKSYLRQKLQALGLRWGPEGG from the exons ATGAGGAGGCCGCGGGGGGAGCCCGGCTCCCGGGCCCCGAGACCGACTGAGGGAGCGACCTGCGCGGGGCCTGGGGAATCAT GGTCTCCAGCACCCAACTCCATGCTTCGAgtcctgctctctgcccaggcctCCAGTGCTCGTCTGTCTGGCTTGCTGCTGCTCCCACCAGTACAGCCCTGCTGTCTGGGACCCAACAAATGGGGAGACCACCGGCCTCCTGGAGGAGGCCCCCGTGCAGGCCCTGTGCAGGGGTTGCAGCGGCTTCTGGAACAGGCGAGGAGCCCTGGGGAGCTGCTGCGCTGGCTGGGGCAGAACCCCACCAAAGTGCGCGCCCACCACTACCCTGTGGCACTTCGTCGTCTGAGCCAGCTCTTGGGGTCTCTGCCAAGGCCGCCTCCTGTGGAGCAGGCCACGCTGCAGGACCTGAGTCAGCTCATCATCCGAAACTGCCCCTCCTTTGACATTCACACCATCCACGTGTGTCTGCACCTTGCAGCCTTACTGG GCTTCCCATCAGATGGGCCCCTGATTTGCACCCTGGAGCAGGAGCGAAGGTTCCGTCTCCCTCCGAAGCCACCGCCCCCTCTGCCGCCTATCCTTCGCGGTGGGCAAAGGTTGGAAGCCGCTCTAAGCTGTCCCCGTTTCCAGCGGCGGCCTCAGCAGCACCTCATCCGCAGCCTGGCAG AGGCCAGGCCCGAGGAACTGACTCCCCACGTGATGGTGCTCCTGGCCCAGCACTTGGCCCGCCACCGGTTGAGGGAGCCCCAGCTTCTGGAAGCCATTGCccacttcctggtggtccaggaagCCCAGCTCAACAGCAAG GTGGTACAGAAGTTGGTCCTGCCCTTTGGGCGGCTGAACTACGTGCCTCTGGAGCAGCAGTTTATGCCCTGCCTTGAGAGGATCCTGGCTCGGGAAGCAGGGGTGGCCCCCCTGGCAACTGTCAACATCTTGATGTCACTGTGTCAGCTGCGGTGCCTGCCCTTCCGAGCCCTGCACTTTGTCTTTTCCCCTGGTTTCATCAACCACGTCAGTG GCACCCCTCATGCCCTGATCGTGCGGCGCTACCTCTCCCTGCTAGACACGGCGGTGGAGCTGGAGCTCCCAGGATATCAGGGTGCCCGCCTTCCCCGAAGGCAGCAAGTGCCCATCTTCCCCCAGCCACTCATCGCTGACCGCGCCCGCTGCAAGTACAG TCATAAGGACATAGTAGCAGAGGGGCTGCGCCAGCTGCTGGGGGAGGAGAAATACCGGCAGGACCTGACCGTGCCTCCAGGCTACAGCACAG ACTTCCTGCTGTGTGTCAGCAGCTGCGGCGCGGTGCTACCCGTGAGAGCCCAGGACCCCTTCCTGCCGTACCCTCCCAGGTCCTGTCCCCGCACCACTCGGGACCCTGCCCAAAG GGTGGTGCTGATGCTGCGGGAGCGCTGGCACTTCTGTCGGGATGGCCGGGTGCTGCTGGGCTCCCGAGCCCTGCGGGAGCGGCACctgggcctgatgggctaccagCTCCTGCCG CTACCCTTTGAAGAACTGGAGTCCCAGAGAGGCCTGCCCCAGCTCAAGAGCTACCTGAGGCAGAAGCTCCAGGCCCTGGGCCTCCGCTGGGGACCTGAAGGGGGGTGA
- the FASTK gene encoding fas-activated serine/threonine kinase isoform X1: MRRPRGEPGSRAPRPTEGATCAGPGESCEKVWAGRPKPLVQGHAADSTSPCLPPHGRVRGGSEEMMHVELLCKNPSVRTLKDSDCSRKGSPAPNSMLRVLLSAQASSARLSGLLLLPPVQPCCLGPNKWGDHRPPGGGPRAGPVQGLQRLLEQARSPGELLRWLGQNPTKVRAHHYPVALRRLSQLLGSLPRPPPVEQATLQDLSQLIIRNCPSFDIHTIHVCLHLAALLGFPSDGPLICTLEQERRFRLPPKPPPPLPPILRGGQRLEAALSCPRFQRRPQQHLIRSLAEARPEELTPHVMVLLAQHLARHRLREPQLLEAIAHFLVVQEAQLNSKVVQKLVLPFGRLNYVPLEQQFMPCLERILAREAGVAPLATVNILMSLCQLRCLPFRALHFVFSPGFINHVSGTPHALIVRRYLSLLDTAVELELPGYQGARLPRRQQVPIFPQPLIADRARCKYSHKDIVAEGLRQLLGEEKYRQDLTVPPGYSTDFLLCVSSCGAVLPVRAQDPFLPYPPRSCPRTTRDPAQRVVLMLRERWHFCRDGRVLLGSRALRERHLGLMGYQLLPLPFEELESQRGLPQLKSYLRQKLQALGLRWGPEGG, encoded by the exons ATGAGGAGGCCGCGGGGGGAGCCCGGCTCCCGGGCCCCGAGACCGACTGAGGGAGCGACCTGCGCGGGGCCTGGGGAATCAT GCGAGAAGGTTTGGGCAGGGAGACCGAAgccacttgtccaaggtcacgcAGCTG ATAGTACCAGCCCCTGCCTACCTCCTCACGGGCGTGTCAGAGGAGGATCAGAGGAGATGATGCATGTGGAATTGCTCTGTAAAAATCCCTCCGTGAGAACTCTGAAGGATTCCGATTGCTCTCGCAAAG GGTCTCCAGCACCCAACTCCATGCTTCGAgtcctgctctctgcccaggcctCCAGTGCTCGTCTGTCTGGCTTGCTGCTGCTCCCACCAGTACAGCCCTGCTGTCTGGGACCCAACAAATGGGGAGACCACCGGCCTCCTGGAGGAGGCCCCCGTGCAGGCCCTGTGCAGGGGTTGCAGCGGCTTCTGGAACAGGCGAGGAGCCCTGGGGAGCTGCTGCGCTGGCTGGGGCAGAACCCCACCAAAGTGCGCGCCCACCACTACCCTGTGGCACTTCGTCGTCTGAGCCAGCTCTTGGGGTCTCTGCCAAGGCCGCCTCCTGTGGAGCAGGCCACGCTGCAGGACCTGAGTCAGCTCATCATCCGAAACTGCCCCTCCTTTGACATTCACACCATCCACGTGTGTCTGCACCTTGCAGCCTTACTGG GCTTCCCATCAGATGGGCCCCTGATTTGCACCCTGGAGCAGGAGCGAAGGTTCCGTCTCCCTCCGAAGCCACCGCCCCCTCTGCCGCCTATCCTTCGCGGTGGGCAAAGGTTGGAAGCCGCTCTAAGCTGTCCCCGTTTCCAGCGGCGGCCTCAGCAGCACCTCATCCGCAGCCTGGCAG AGGCCAGGCCCGAGGAACTGACTCCCCACGTGATGGTGCTCCTGGCCCAGCACTTGGCCCGCCACCGGTTGAGGGAGCCCCAGCTTCTGGAAGCCATTGCccacttcctggtggtccaggaagCCCAGCTCAACAGCAAG GTGGTACAGAAGTTGGTCCTGCCCTTTGGGCGGCTGAACTACGTGCCTCTGGAGCAGCAGTTTATGCCCTGCCTTGAGAGGATCCTGGCTCGGGAAGCAGGGGTGGCCCCCCTGGCAACTGTCAACATCTTGATGTCACTGTGTCAGCTGCGGTGCCTGCCCTTCCGAGCCCTGCACTTTGTCTTTTCCCCTGGTTTCATCAACCACGTCAGTG GCACCCCTCATGCCCTGATCGTGCGGCGCTACCTCTCCCTGCTAGACACGGCGGTGGAGCTGGAGCTCCCAGGATATCAGGGTGCCCGCCTTCCCCGAAGGCAGCAAGTGCCCATCTTCCCCCAGCCACTCATCGCTGACCGCGCCCGCTGCAAGTACAG TCATAAGGACATAGTAGCAGAGGGGCTGCGCCAGCTGCTGGGGGAGGAGAAATACCGGCAGGACCTGACCGTGCCTCCAGGCTACAGCACAG ACTTCCTGCTGTGTGTCAGCAGCTGCGGCGCGGTGCTACCCGTGAGAGCCCAGGACCCCTTCCTGCCGTACCCTCCCAGGTCCTGTCCCCGCACCACTCGGGACCCTGCCCAAAG GGTGGTGCTGATGCTGCGGGAGCGCTGGCACTTCTGTCGGGATGGCCGGGTGCTGCTGGGCTCCCGAGCCCTGCGGGAGCGGCACctgggcctgatgggctaccagCTCCTGCCG CTACCCTTTGAAGAACTGGAGTCCCAGAGAGGCCTGCCCCAGCTCAAGAGCTACCTGAGGCAGAAGCTCCAGGCCCTGGGCCTCCGCTGGGGACCTGAAGGGGGGTGA
- the TMUB1 gene encoding transmembrane and ubiquitin-like domain-containing protein 1 isoform X2, which produces MALIEGVGDEVTILFSVLACLLVLALAWVSTHTAEGADPLPQPSGTPTPTQPSEAMVVTDSIRGEAPGAETPGLRQRGQAAPPEPSVGLAATPPPPDSPQEPLVLRLKFLNDSEQVARAWPHDTIGSLKRTQFPGREQHVRLIYQGQLLGDDTQTLGSLHLPPNCVLHCHVSTRVGPPHPPCPPGSEPGPSGLEVGSLLLPLLLLLLLLLWYCQIQYRPFFPLTATLGLAGFTLLLSLLAFAMYRP; this is translated from the exons ATGGCCCTGATTGAAGGGGTAGGTGATGAGGTGACCATCCTGTTCTCCGTGCTTGCCTGCCTCCTGGTGCTGGCTCTCGCCTGGGTCTCAACGCACACTGCCGAGGGCGCCGATCCACTGCCCCAGCCGTCAGGGACCCCAACACCAACGCAGCCCAGCGAAGCCATGGTGGTCACGGACAGCATCAGAGGGGAGGCCCCAGGAGCTGAGACCCCCGGCCTGAGACAGCGAGGTCAGGCGGCACCACCAGAACCCAGCGTGGGGCTCGCAGCAACGCCGCCACCTCCGGACTCCCCCCAGGAGCCCCTGGTACTTCGGCTGAAATTCCTCAACGATTCCGAGCAGGTGGCCAGAGCCTGGCCCCACGACACCATCGGCTCCCTGAAAAG GACCCAGTTTCCCGGCCGGGAACAGCACGTGCGACTCATCTACCAAGGGCAGCTACTAGGAGACGACACCCAGACGCTGGGCAGCCTTCACCTCCCTCCCAACTGTGTCCTCCACTGCCACGTGTCCACACGGGTGGGTCCCCCCCACCCGCCCTGCCCACCGGGGTCCGAGCCAGGCCCCTCCGGGCTGGAAGTAGGCAGCCTGCTGCTGCCCCTGCTCCTTCTGCTGCTTCTCCTGCTCTGGTACTGCCAGATCCAGTACCGGCCCTTCTTTCCCCTGACCGCCACTCTGGGTCTGGCCGGCTTCACCCTGCTCCTCAGCCTCCTGGCCTTTGCCATGTACCGCCCGTAG
- the FASTK gene encoding fas-activated serine/threonine kinase isoform X3, translating to MRRPRGEPGSRAPRPTEGATCAGPGESCFPSDGPLICTLEQERRFRLPPKPPPPLPPILRGGQRLEAALSCPRFQRRPQQHLIRSLAEARPEELTPHVMVLLAQHLARHRLREPQLLEAIAHFLVVQEAQLNSKVVQKLVLPFGRLNYVPLEQQFMPCLERILAREAGVAPLATVNILMSLCQLRCLPFRALHFVFSPGFINHVSGTPHALIVRRYLSLLDTAVELELPGYQGARLPRRQQVPIFPQPLIADRARCKYSHKDIVAEGLRQLLGEEKYRQDLTVPPGYSTDFLLCVSSCGAVLPVRAQDPFLPYPPRSCPRTTRDPAQRVVLMLRERWHFCRDGRVLLGSRALRERHLGLMGYQLLPLPFEELESQRGLPQLKSYLRQKLQALGLRWGPEGG from the exons ATGAGGAGGCCGCGGGGGGAGCCCGGCTCCCGGGCCCCGAGACCGACTGAGGGAGCGACCTGCGCGGGGCCTGGGGAATCAT GCTTCCCATCAGATGGGCCCCTGATTTGCACCCTGGAGCAGGAGCGAAGGTTCCGTCTCCCTCCGAAGCCACCGCCCCCTCTGCCGCCTATCCTTCGCGGTGGGCAAAGGTTGGAAGCCGCTCTAAGCTGTCCCCGTTTCCAGCGGCGGCCTCAGCAGCACCTCATCCGCAGCCTGGCAG AGGCCAGGCCCGAGGAACTGACTCCCCACGTGATGGTGCTCCTGGCCCAGCACTTGGCCCGCCACCGGTTGAGGGAGCCCCAGCTTCTGGAAGCCATTGCccacttcctggtggtccaggaagCCCAGCTCAACAGCAAG GTGGTACAGAAGTTGGTCCTGCCCTTTGGGCGGCTGAACTACGTGCCTCTGGAGCAGCAGTTTATGCCCTGCCTTGAGAGGATCCTGGCTCGGGAAGCAGGGGTGGCCCCCCTGGCAACTGTCAACATCTTGATGTCACTGTGTCAGCTGCGGTGCCTGCCCTTCCGAGCCCTGCACTTTGTCTTTTCCCCTGGTTTCATCAACCACGTCAGTG GCACCCCTCATGCCCTGATCGTGCGGCGCTACCTCTCCCTGCTAGACACGGCGGTGGAGCTGGAGCTCCCAGGATATCAGGGTGCCCGCCTTCCCCGAAGGCAGCAAGTGCCCATCTTCCCCCAGCCACTCATCGCTGACCGCGCCCGCTGCAAGTACAG TCATAAGGACATAGTAGCAGAGGGGCTGCGCCAGCTGCTGGGGGAGGAGAAATACCGGCAGGACCTGACCGTGCCTCCAGGCTACAGCACAG ACTTCCTGCTGTGTGTCAGCAGCTGCGGCGCGGTGCTACCCGTGAGAGCCCAGGACCCCTTCCTGCCGTACCCTCCCAGGTCCTGTCCCCGCACCACTCGGGACCCTGCCCAAAG GGTGGTGCTGATGCTGCGGGAGCGCTGGCACTTCTGTCGGGATGGCCGGGTGCTGCTGGGCTCCCGAGCCCTGCGGGAGCGGCACctgggcctgatgggctaccagCTCCTGCCG CTACCCTTTGAAGAACTGGAGTCCCAGAGAGGCCTGCCCCAGCTCAAGAGCTACCTGAGGCAGAAGCTCCAGGCCCTGGGCCTCCGCTGGGGACCTGAAGGGGGGTGA
- the SLC4A2 gene encoding anion exchange protein 2 isoform X3 encodes MTGAEQALLPRVPTDESEAQTLATADLDLMKSHRFEDVPGVRRHLVRKNAKASVQSGREGREPGPTPRARPRAPHKPHEVFVELNELLLDKNQEPQWRETARWIKFEEDVEEETERWGKPHVASLSFRSLLELRRTLAHGAVLLDLDQQTLPGVAHQVVEQMVISDQIKAEDRANVLRALLLKHSHPSDEKDFSFPRNISAGSLGSLLGHHHGQGAESDPHVTEPLIGGVPETRLEVEREREPPAPAPPAGITRSKSKHELKLLEKIPENAEATVVLVGCVEFLARPTMAFVRLREAVELDAVLEVPVPVRFLFLLLGPSSANMDYHEIGRSISTLMSDKQFHEAAYLADEREDLLTAINAFLDCSVVLPPSEVQGEELLRSVAHFQRQMLKKREEQGRLLPPGAGLEPKSAQDKALLQMVEVAGAVEDDPLRRTGRPFGGLIRDVRRRYPHYLSDFRDALDPQCLAAVIFIYFAALSPAITFGGLLGEKTHDLIGVSELIMSTAIQGVIFCLLGAQPLLVIGFSGPLLVFEEAFFSFCSSNNLEYLVGRVWIGFWLVLLALLMVALEGSFLVRFVSRFTQEIFAFLISLIFIYETFYKLVKTFQEHPLHGCSVSNSSEADSGENATWPGAGTTLGPRNESSARPPGQGRLRGQPNTALLSLVLMAGTFFIAFFLRKFKNSRFFPGRVRRVIGDFGVPIAILIMVLVDYSIEDTYTQKLSVPSGFSVTAPEKRGWVINPLGEKSAFPVWMMVASLLPAILVFILIFMETQITTLIISKKERMLQKGSGFHLDLLLIVAMGGICALFGLPWLAAATVRSVTHANALTVMSKAVAPGDKPKIQEVKEQRVTGLLVALLVGLSLVIGDLLRQIPLAVLFGIFLYMGVTSLNGIQFYERLHLLLMPPKHHPDVTYVKKVRTLRMHLFTALQLLCLAVLWAVMSTAASLAFPFILILTVPLRMVVLTRIFTEREMKYLDANEAEPVFDEREGVDEYNEMPMPV; translated from the exons ATGACGGGGGCTGAGCAGGCGTTGCTGCCTCGGGTTCCCACGGACGAGAGCGAGGCGCAGACACTGGCCACAGCTGACCTGGACCTCATGAAAA GTCACCGGTTTGAGGATGTTCCTGGCGTACGGAGGCACTTGGTGCGGAAGAATGCCAAGGCATCTGTACAGAGTGGCCGGGAAGGGCGAGAGCCTGGCCCCACGCCTCGGGCCCGGCCCCGGGCCCCCCACAAGCCCCACGAG GTGTTTGTGGAGCTGAATGAGCTGCTGCTGGACAAAAACCAGGAGCCTCAGTGGCGGGAGACGGCGCGCTGGATCAAATTCGAGGAGGACGTGGAGGAGGAGACGGAGCGCTGGGGGAAGCCCCACGTGGCCTCCCTCTCGTTCCGCAGCCTCCTGGAGCTGCGCCGGACCCTGGCCCACG GGGCCGTGCTCTTGGACCTGGATCAGCAGACCCTGCCTGGCGTGGCCCACCAGGTGGTGGAGCAGATGGTCATCTCGGACCAGATCAAGGCCGAGGACAGAGCCAACGTGCTGCGGGCCCTGCTACTGAAACACAG CCACCCGAGTGACGAGAAGGACTTCTCCTTCCCCCGCAACATCTCGGCCGGTTCCCTGGGCTCCCTGCTGGGGCATCACCACGGCCAGGGCGCCGAGAGCGACCCCCACGTCACCGAGCCCCTCATCGGAGGCGTTCCCGAGACCCGGCTGGAGGTGGAGCGAGAG CGCGAGCCGCCTGCTCCGGCTCCTCCGGCCGGCATCACTCGCTCCAAGTCCAAGCACGAGCTGAAGCTGCTGGAGAAGATCCCTGAGAACGCCGAGGCCACGGTGGTCCTCGTGG GCTGCGTGGAGTTCCTGGCCCGCCCCACCATGGCCTTCGTGCGGCTGCGGGAGGCGGTGGAGCTGGACGCGGTGCTGGAGGTGCCTGTGCCGGTGCgcttcctcttcctgctgctgGGCCCGAGCAGCGCCAACATGGACTACCACGAGATCGGCCGCTCCATCTCCACCCTCATGTCTGACAAG CAATTCCACGAGGCGGCCTACCTGGCGGACGAGCGGGAGGACCTGCTGACGGCCATCAACGCCTTCCTGGACTGCAGCGTGGTGCTGCCGCCGTCGGAGGTGCAGGGCGAGGAGCTGCTGCGGTCGGTCGCTCACTTCCAGCGCCAGATGCTCAAGAAGCGGGAGGAGCAGGGCCGGCTGCTGCCCCCGGGGGCCGGGCTGGAGCCCAAGTCGGCCCAGGATAAGG CGCTCCTGCAGATGGTAGAGGTGGCCGGTGCGGTGGAAGACGATCCCCTGCGGCGGACGGGCCGGCCTTTTGGGGGGCTGATCCGAGACGTGCGGCGCCGCTACCCCCACTACCTGAGCGACTTCCGGGACGCGCTGGACCCCCAGTGCCTGGCCGCCGTCATCTTCATCTACTTTGCGGCCCTGTCTCCCGCCATCACCTTCGGGGGGCTGCTGG GGGAGAAGACACACGACCTGATCGGGGTGTCGGAGCTCATCATGTCCACGGCCATCCAGGGCGTGATTTTCTGCCTGTTGGGGGCCCAGCCGTTGCTGGTGATCGGCTTCTCGGGGCCTCTGCTGGTCTTCGAGGAGGCCTTCTTCTCG ttCTGCAGCAGCAACAACCTGGAGTACCTGGTGGGCCGCGTGTGGATCGGCTTCTGGCTGGTGCTGCTGGCCCTGCTCATGGTGGCCCTGGAGGGCAGCTTCCTGGTGCGCTTCGTCTCCCGCTTCACCCAGGAGATCTTTGCCTTCCTCATCTCGCTCATCTTCATCTATGAGACCTTCTACAAGCTGGTGAAG ACCTTCCAGGAGCACCCCCTCCACGGATGTTCCGTCTCCAACAGCTCTGAGGCAGACAGTGGCGAAAATGCCACATGGCCTGGGGCAGGAACCACGCTGGGGCCAAGGAACGAGAGCTCAGCCAGGCCGCCCGGGCAGGGCAGGCTCCGGGGCCAGCCCAACACCGCCCTGCTGTCACTGGTTCTCATGGCCGGCACCTTCTTCATCGCCTTCTTCCTGCGCAAATTCAAGAACAGCCGGTTCTTCCCCGGCCGG GTACGGCGCGTCATTGGGGACTTCGGGGTGCCCATCGCCATTCTCATCATGGTGCTTGTGGATTACAGTATTGAGGACACCTACACCCAG AAGCTGAGCGTGCCCAGCGGCTTCTCAGTGACAGCCCCAGAGAAGCGGGGCTGGGTCATCAACCCCCTGGGGGAGAAGAGCGCCTTCCCTGTGTGGATGATGGTTGCCAGCCTGCTGCCTGCCATCTTGGTCTTCATCCTTATCTTCATGGAAACACAGATCACCAC GCTGATCATCTCCAAGAAGGAGCGCATGCTTCAGAAGGGCTCCGGCTTCCACCTGGACTTGCTGCTCATCGTGGCTATGGGCGGCATCTGTGCCCTCTTCGGCTTGCCCTGGTTGGCTGCCGCCACTGTCCGCTCCGTCACGCACGCAAATGCGCTCACGGTCATGAGCAAGGCGGTGGCACCTGGGGACAAGCCCAAGATCCAGGAGGTCAAGGAGCAGCGGGTGACAGGGCTGCTGGTGGCCCTGCTCGTGG GCCTCTCCTTGGTCATCGGGGATCTGCTCCGGCAGATCCCCCTGGCTGTGCTCTTCGGGATTTTCCTATACATGGGCGTGACCTCCCTGAACGGAATCCAGTTCTATGAGCGGCTGCACCTGCTGCTCATGCCGCCCAAACACCACCCAGATGTCACCTACGTCAAGAAG GTCCGGACCCTGCGTATGCACCTGTTCACGGCCCTGCAGCTGCTCTGCCTGGCCGTGCTCTGGGCGGTCATGTCCACCGCGGCCTCCCTGGCCTTCCCCTTCATCCTCATCCTCACAGTGCCGCTTCGCATGGTGGTGCTGACCCGCATCTTCACCGAGCGGGAGATGAAATAC CTGGATGCTAACGAGGCAGAACCGGTGTTCGATGAGCGGGAGGGTGTGGACGAGTACAACGAGATGCCCATGCCTGTGTAA